A region of Nostoc sp. 'Peltigera membranacea cyanobiont' N6 DNA encodes the following proteins:
- a CDS encoding Mo-dependent nitrogenase C-terminal domain-containing protein, whose amino-acid sequence METINHTHEHTHTHPHPNYHPPNQKKPGWFHNLLNPLRRVVDGIQVKNNRIAHLICQTIPCCCPFERQIKLFGKSIDIPPLCKLNPLYDEFVGLRFRALSYLADVCGEDVTKYIC is encoded by the coding sequence ATGGAAACCATCAATCACACTCACGAACACACTCACACTCATCCTCATCCTAATTACCATCCACCTAATCAGAAAAAACCAGGGTGGTTCCACAATCTTCTTAATCCGTTGCGGCGTGTAGTGGATGGAATTCAGGTTAAAAATAATCGCATCGCTCATCTAATTTGCCAAACAATTCCTTGTTGTTGTCCCTTTGAGCGACAAATTAAATTATTTGGGAAGTCTATTGATATCCCACCACTATGTAAACTCAATCCTTTATATGACGAATTTGTAGGATTGCGTTTCCGCGCTCTATCTTACCTTGCCGATGTATGTGGAGAGGATGTCACTAAATACATTTGTTAG
- a CDS encoding class I SAM-dependent methyltransferase produces MKIDRLIETYDRGAVDYDAIMKRYWHIEREPLIASLQLQPGQTVLDAAVGTGLNLPAYPEGVHVVGVDLSHKMMDEARQKDVSADITFKVSDMCNLDFPDNSFDAAASGFTFCVVKDPVLALKEILRVTKPGAFIAILDYCKSQDPEIQKWQELIADAASQLGFPTGKIKWDALMDYDELIYNSKLPIEVLADNRIENPNPFLCGCQLLLKNSKI; encoded by the coding sequence ATGAAGATTGATCGGTTGATAGAAACCTACGATCGCGGGGCGGTAGATTATGATGCAATTATGAAGCGTTATTGGCACATTGAGCGCGAACCGTTAATTGCTTCTTTGCAGCTTCAGCCAGGACAAACCGTACTAGATGCTGCGGTAGGAACAGGTCTTAATCTTCCAGCCTATCCTGAAGGTGTGCATGTCGTTGGTGTCGATCTTTCTCATAAAATGATGGATGAAGCACGTCAAAAGGACGTATCCGCAGACATCACCTTTAAGGTATCGGATATGTGCAATCTAGATTTTCCTGATAATAGTTTTGATGCAGCAGCGTCAGGATTTACCTTCTGTGTCGTTAAAGATCCAGTTCTTGCTCTTAAAGAAATCCTCCGAGTTACCAAACCTGGTGCATTTATTGCCATTCTCGATTACTGCAAATCCCAAGATCCAGAGATTCAGAAATGGCAAGAGTTAATAGCTGATGCAGCTTCACAGCTAGGCTTCCCCACTGGCAAAATCAAGTGGGATGCATTGATGGATTATGACGAATTGATTTACAACAGCAAGCTTCCCATTGAAGTGCTTGCGGACAATCGGATAGAAAATCCAAACCCGTTTTTGTGTGGTTGTCAATTACTGCTGAAAAATTCAAAAATTTAA
- the nifK gene encoding nitrogenase molybdenum-iron protein subunit beta: MPQNPEKIQDHVELFHQPEYQELFENKKQFENGHEAEEVQRVAEWTKGWDYREKNFAREALTVNPAKGCQPLGAIFAAVGFEGTLPFVQGSQGCVAYFRTHLTRHYKEPFSGVSSSMTEDAAVFGGLQNMIDGLANSYTLYKPKMIAVCTTCMAEVIGDDLQSFINNAKEAGSVPQDFPVPYAHTPSFVGSHITGYDNMMKGILSNLTAGHKKETSNGKINFIPGFDTYVGNNREIKRIASLFGFDYTILADNSDYLDSPNTGEFNMYPGGTKLEDAADSINAKTTIALQAHSTLKTREYIEKEWKQPTSVSRPWGIKGTDEFLMKLSELSGIPIPEQLEIERGQAVDAMTDSHSWLHGKRFAIYGEPDLVYCVVGFMLEMGAEPVHILVHNSNEVFEAEMKELLASSPFGSNATVWPGKDLWHMRSLMFTEPVDLLIGNSYGKYLWRDTKTPLVRIGYPIIDRHHLHRYTTIGYQGIINLLNWVVNTLFEEIDRNTNIPSKTDISYDLIR; the protein is encoded by the coding sequence ATGCCTCAGAATCCAGAAAAAATTCAAGATCACGTCGAGTTATTCCACCAACCAGAGTACCAAGAACTATTTGAAAACAAAAAGCAGTTTGAAAACGGTCACGAAGCCGAAGAAGTCCAACGGGTTGCAGAGTGGACAAAGGGTTGGGATTATCGTGAAAAGAACTTCGCTCGTGAAGCTTTAACCGTTAACCCTGCTAAAGGTTGTCAACCATTGGGAGCAATCTTTGCTGCTGTTGGTTTTGAAGGTACTCTACCTTTCGTTCAAGGTTCTCAAGGTTGCGTTGCTTACTTCCGCACCCACTTAACCCGTCACTACAAAGAGCCATTCTCTGGTGTATCTTCTTCAATGACTGAAGATGCAGCCGTGTTTGGTGGTCTGCAAAACATGATTGACGGCTTGGCGAACTCTTACACTCTCTACAAGCCTAAGATGATCGCTGTCTGCACCACCTGTATGGCAGAAGTAATTGGTGATGACTTACAGTCTTTCATCAACAACGCTAAGGAAGCTGGTTCAGTTCCTCAAGATTTCCCAGTACCTTACGCTCACACTCCTAGCTTTGTCGGCTCCCACATCACTGGTTACGACAACATGATGAAGGGAATTCTTTCTAACTTGACCGCAGGTCATAAGAAAGAAACCAGCAATGGTAAAATCAACTTCATCCCAGGTTTTGACACCTACGTAGGTAACAACCGCGAAATCAAGCGGATTGCTTCTTTGTTCGGCTTTGACTACACAATTCTAGCCGACAACAGCGACTACCTCGATTCACCAAACACAGGTGAATTCAATATGTACCCAGGTGGTACAAAGCTAGAAGATGCAGCAGATTCAATCAATGCGAAAACTACGATCGCTCTGCAAGCACACTCCACCCTCAAAACCCGCGAGTATATCGAAAAAGAGTGGAAGCAACCAACCTCAGTTTCCCGTCCTTGGGGCATTAAGGGTACTGATGAGTTCTTGATGAAACTCAGCGAATTGAGTGGTATCCCAATTCCCGAACAATTGGAAATTGAACGCGGTCAGGCAGTTGATGCCATGACTGACTCCCACTCATGGCTTCACGGCAAGCGCTTCGCTATCTACGGCGAACCAGATTTAGTATACTGCGTAGTTGGCTTTATGCTAGAAATGGGTGCTGAACCTGTGCATATCTTGGTTCACAACAGCAACGAAGTATTTGAAGCAGAAATGAAAGAACTGCTTGCTTCTAGCCCCTTTGGTAGCAATGCAACTGTTTGGCCTGGTAAAGACCTGTGGCACATGCGTTCTTTGATGTTCACCGAACCCGTAGACTTGCTCATCGGTAACAGCTACGGTAAGTACCTGTGGCGCGACACCAAGACTCCCTTAGTGAGAATTGGCTATCCTATCATAGATCGTCACCACTTACACCGCTACACCACCATCGGTTATCAAGGTATAATCAACCTCCTTAACTGGGTTGTAAATACCCTGTTTGAAGAAATCGATCGCAACACCAATATTCCTTCTAAGACAGATATTTCCTACGACTTGATTCGTTAG
- a CDS encoding dienelactone hydrolase family protein, giving the protein MVETTNIEIHTSYVKVPNNGLEIDAYLAQPAQNGTFGAVIVFPEIFGINRNIRDITELIAKQGYVAIAPAMYQRTAPGFEADFSPKDAGYSPEAYRLGLEYYQQVKYQEIFSDIQAAIAYLKTLSNVKDDAIGVIGFCFGGHVAYMAATLPDIKATASFYGGGITTSSYGEEIPTINRTSEIQGTIYAFFGTRDALVSQEENEQIEAELKKHQINHRVFRYDAGHGFFAGFFKDQYPFITQNPIYNPEAAPDAWQHVLELFQNHL; this is encoded by the coding sequence ATGGTAGAAACAACAAACATCGAAATTCACACTTCTTATGTCAAAGTACCTAACAATGGCTTAGAAATCGATGCTTACTTAGCTCAACCAGCACAAAATGGAACCTTTGGCGCAGTTATAGTTTTTCCAGAAATTTTTGGAATCAATCGTAATATTCGAGATATTACCGAATTAATCGCTAAACAAGGTTATGTAGCGATCGCTCCGGCGATGTATCAACGTACTGCTCCCGGTTTTGAGGCTGACTTTAGCCCAAAAGATGCTGGCTATAGCCCAGAAGCATATCGGCTAGGCTTGGAATATTATCAACAAGTTAAGTATCAAGAGATTTTCAGCGATATTCAAGCTGCGATCGCTTACCTCAAAACTTTATCTAATGTCAAAGATGATGCGATCGGTGTGATTGGTTTCTGTTTTGGCGGTCATGTTGCTTATATGGCTGCAACTTTACCCGATATCAAAGCAACAGCTTCTTTCTATGGTGGTGGGATTACTACTTCTAGTTATGGCGAAGAGATTCCAACTATTAATCGCACCTCGGAAATTCAAGGTACTATTTATGCTTTTTTTGGTACAAGAGATGCATTAGTTTCGCAAGAAGAAAACGAGCAAATTGAGGCAGAATTAAAGAAACATCAAATCAATCATCGTGTATTTCGATATGATGCTGGACATGGATTCTTTGCCGGATTTTTTAAAGACCAATATCCATTCATCACCCAGAACCCAATTTATAATCCCGAAGCTGCTCCTGATGCTTGGCAACATGTTCTAGAACTGTTTCAAAATCACTTGTAA
- a CDS encoding DUF2267 domain-containing protein yields the protein MPDQSFRTNIPEIDPTEIEDNRTAIADEHRSFLEKVQVKAGFADPYDARDFTEVVFRVMRDLMTTEASDRVAAELHTEAVPTDEKALQFEVSDLWKDTNPIVGFLSRVRPPWKGPGIFNIDSDRFLFRVANESGMPRSVEREQAVKAVFSATKDELSQERIQEIASWLPDYVRQLWEQA from the coding sequence ATGCCAGATCAAAGTTTTAGAACAAATATTCCCGAAATTGACCCAACAGAGATTGAAGATAATCGAACTGCGATCGCAGACGAACATCGCTCGTTCCTAGAAAAAGTTCAGGTTAAAGCCGGATTTGCAGATCCCTATGATGCAAGAGACTTTACCGAAGTTGTGTTTCGCGTCATGCGCGACTTAATGACAACAGAAGCTAGCGATCGCGTCGCAGCAGAATTGCATACAGAGGCAGTGCCTACAGATGAGAAAGCACTCCAGTTTGAAGTGTCCGATCTCTGGAAAGATACTAATCCAATTGTGGGATTTTTAAGCCGGGTTCGTCCACCTTGGAAAGGGCCAGGTATCTTCAATATCGATTCCGATCGCTTCCTGTTCCGAGTTGCTAATGAAAGTGGAATGCCGCGATCGGTCGAACGAGAGCAAGCGGTTAAAGCAGTGTTTTCTGCCACAAAAGACGAACTTTCCCAAGAGCGGATTCAGGAAATTGCTAGCTGGCTACCTGATTATGTCCGTCAGCTTTGGGAGCAAGCTTAA
- a CDS encoding type II toxin-antitoxin system VapC family toxin, producing MAYLLDTNACIQILNSPNSPVAQKTLLIPSREIYICTVVYSELYYGAYKSANVDRNLTHLENLFAEFADLSLDRQAAKIAGNIRARLNALGTPIGANDLLIAAIALANDLTLVTHNTREFSRIDGLKYEDWECQ from the coding sequence ATGGCCTACCTCCTAGATACAAATGCGTGTATCCAAATTCTGAATTCACCAAATTCACCTGTCGCCCAAAAAACTTTATTAATTCCTTCTAGAGAAATTTACATTTGTACAGTTGTTTATAGCGAATTGTATTACGGAGCCTACAAAAGCGCAAACGTTGATAGAAACCTCACTCATCTAGAAAATTTATTTGCTGAGTTTGCTGATTTATCACTGGATCGTCAAGCTGCAAAAATAGCTGGAAATATTCGCGCTCGTCTTAATGCTTTGGGAACTCCAATTGGAGCAAATGATTTATTAATTGCTGCGATCGCCTTAGCAAATGATCTCACACTTGTCACCCACAACACCCGCGAATTCAGCCGTATTGATGGTTTGAAGTACGAAGACTGGGAATGCCAATGA
- the nifE gene encoding nitrogenase iron-molybdenum cofactor biosynthesis protein NifE: MKSTQGKINELLTETGCEHNQHKQAEKKNKSCAQQAQPGAAQGGCAFDGAMISLVPIADAAHLVHGPIACAGNSWGSRGSLSSGPLLYKMGFTTDLGENDVIFGGEKKLYKAILELKERYQPAAVFVYATCVTALIGDDMDAVCKAAAEKIGIPVVPVIAPGFIGSKNLGNRFGGEALLEYVVGTAEPEHTTPYDINLIGEYNIAGEMWGVTPLLEKLGIRILSKITGDARYDEIRYAHRAKLNVMICSRALLNMARKMEERYNIPYIEESFYGIDDMNRCLRNIAAKLGDADLQERTEKLIAEETAALDLALAPYRARLKGKRVVLYTGGVKSWSIISAARDLGIEVVATSTRKSTEEDKAKIKKLLGNDGIMLEKGNAQELLQVVKNTRADMLIAGGRNQYTALKARIPFLDINQERHHPYAGYVGMIEMARELYEALYSPIWEQIRKPAPWEEEEEV; encoded by the coding sequence ATGAAAAGCACCCAAGGTAAAATCAACGAACTGCTGACTGAGACAGGATGCGAGCATAATCAGCACAAACAAGCGGAAAAGAAAAATAAATCATGCGCCCAACAGGCACAACCAGGCGCGGCTCAAGGGGGCTGTGCCTTTGATGGTGCAATGATTTCTCTAGTACCGATCGCAGATGCAGCGCATCTAGTCCACGGGCCGATCGCCTGTGCTGGTAATTCCTGGGGCAGTCGTGGTAGTCTCTCGTCTGGCCCTCTACTCTACAAAATGGGCTTTACGACTGACTTGGGTGAAAATGATGTCATCTTTGGCGGCGAAAAGAAACTCTACAAAGCGATTCTGGAACTCAAAGAGCGCTACCAACCCGCAGCAGTATTTGTCTATGCCACTTGCGTTACAGCCTTAATTGGCGATGATATGGATGCTGTCTGCAAAGCTGCGGCTGAGAAAATTGGTATTCCTGTTGTTCCCGTCATTGCCCCAGGATTCATTGGCAGTAAAAATCTGGGCAACCGTTTTGGCGGTGAAGCTTTGTTAGAATATGTTGTCGGAACAGCAGAACCGGAACATACAACGCCCTATGATATTAACTTAATCGGTGAATACAACATCGCCGGTGAAATGTGGGGAGTAACACCACTGTTAGAAAAGTTAGGCATCCGTATTCTGTCTAAAATTACGGGCGATGCTCGCTACGATGAAATTCGCTACGCCCACCGCGCCAAGCTCAACGTCATGATCTGCTCGCGAGCGCTGCTGAATATGGCGAGAAAGATGGAGGAGCGTTACAACATCCCCTACATTGAAGAGTCTTTCTACGGCATCGATGATATGAATCGCTGTCTGCGAAATATCGCTGCTAAATTAGGTGACGCTGATTTACAGGAGCGGACAGAAAAGCTTATTGCAGAAGAAACGGCTGCTTTAGATTTGGCACTGGCTCCTTATCGCGCTCGACTCAAAGGTAAGCGGGTTGTGTTGTATACAGGTGGTGTTAAGAGTTGGTCGATTATCTCGGCTGCTAGAGACTTAGGCATTGAAGTTGTTGCTACTAGTACTCGGAAAAGTACTGAAGAAGATAAAGCCAAAATCAAGAAGTTGCTCGGCAACGATGGCATCATGTTGGAGAAGGGCAACGCTCAAGAATTGCTACAAGTGGTTAAAAACACTCGCGCAGATATGCTGATTGCTGGTGGACGTAACCAATACACCGCTTTGAAAGCTCGAATTCCTTTCCTTGACATCAACCAAGAACGTCACCATCCTTATGCAGGTTATGTGGGAATGATTGAGATGGCGCGGGAATTGTACGAAGCTCTGTATAGCCCGATTTGGGAACAAATACGCAAACCCGCTCCTTGGGAAGAAGAGGAAGAAGTTTAA